The proteins below are encoded in one region of Brassica napus cultivar Da-Ae chromosome A6, Da-Ae, whole genome shotgun sequence:
- the LOC106349655 gene encoding glycine-rich protein 23-like has product MDLRKTSLVLYILLIFHLQHNFPSVNSKPSSIDTYYKSLHLRATKPDVVGFERKNQELVVVIKNEGGGGWHRLLGWRGGGIGIGSGGGWRGWRGGSGGTGIGGGAGWRGWRGGGGLPGSGGGLPGGGGGGGGLPGGRGGSTGKGGIGPLIPIPMQTGDRGTGGSHRSSSSRNIRGGVCVVCWLSLLVLVSLLLV; this is encoded by the coding sequence ATGGATTTAAGAAAAACATCGTTGGTTTTATacattctcttaatctttcatctTCAGCACAATTTTCCTTCCGTTAATTCAAAGCCTTCCTCTATTGATACGTACTACAAGAGTCTTCATCTCAGAGCCACAAAACCAGATGTTGTTGGTTTTGAAAGAAAGAATCAAGAATTAGTTGTAGTTATAAAAAACGAAGGTGGTGGAGGATGGCATCGCTTGCTTGGTTGGCGTGGCGGCGGCATCGGAATAGGAAGCGGTGGAGGATGGCGTGGCTGGCGTGGCGGCAGCGGTGGCACCGGAATAGGAGGCGGTGCAGGATGGCGTGGCTGGCGTGGCGGTGGAGGATTGCCTGGCAGTGGTGGAGGATTGCCTGGCGGCGGTGGCGGCGGTGGAGGATTGCCTGGCGGCCGCGGCGGAAGCACGGGAAAAGGAGGCATTGGACCTCTAATTCCGATTCCGATGCAAACTGGTGATCGTGGTACTGGTGGATCTCACCGTTCAAGCAGCAGCCGGAATATTCGAGGGGGAGTGTGTGTTGTATGTTGGTTGAGTTTATTGGTTTTAGTCAGTTTATTATTGGTTTAG